Within Sorangiineae bacterium MSr11367, the genomic segment CCGTTCGTGCCCGACTTGAACACTCCGCGCAGATTTCAAGTGCTCGGTGAAAAGCTCCTCGCGCGCAAGCACCCGGAGTCGCGCGTAAGGAAAATTCTCGGCGGCAACTTCGCGCGTCTGTTCACCGAAGTGTGTGGCTAAAGCCTGAATATCGCTCAGCGCAATCGAAAATTGCCGTAGTCTCTCCGTAGAATTCTGATGACCTCGGCGACTGTCCCCCAATACGGCCCAACATGATTGATCAAGCGTTCGCGGACATCATCGAGGCGATCGACGCAGGGCTCGAAGGACGTGCGCCGCGAACATCACCGCCGCCGTGGCTTGCGTGGCTGACCGTTGCCCTCCTCCGGCAACGCGCTCGCCAAGCGTGGCACCGCTACATTCTCGAGACCCGCCTCCGCGACGAGCAGCAGGCCGGAGAAAGCGGAGACGTACCCGGACTTCCAGGTTGGAAGTACAACTTTCACGGCATCGGCTGTTGCTTGACCGGCCCGGATGGCGAGGCCATCGACGTCGACCGTCACGACGCGGAGGCGAGAGTCATCGATCCCTACTTCTTCGCCTGGCGAATTCGCACCGTGCGCTCCATCGCGATGCCCGAGATTCGGCTCTGGCGATGGATGCCGAGCGACTCGATGATCGTTGCGGCGCTCACTGACTTACGGGCCATGGGAGCGCTCGTCTACCCCCACGACAACCATCTATTTCTCCTCGCCAAGCCTCTCGAGGATCGTGTGCGCTTCGCCGCCGAATGTCGCTTCGATGACGAGGCGACGTGCGATAACTGGTTGGCAGCCTTCCACGACCGGGACGCCGACGACGTCTTGCTTGCCCACCGCGCGTGGGTTCGTTCATGCGCCATGAACAGCAGTCAGGCGTTCAAAGTTATCGACGCCGCACGTGAAATTCTCACGCCGAATGAGCTCGCCGAAGTCTGCCTGCACCACATAGCGGGGCCCGCGGGGCCAGCCATGGGTAAGGCGCTCTCCGTGCTGCGAAAGACGAATGCGAGTGGGCAGCTCGACGCCGTCTCGGCACTCCTTGACCGTCTCTCGCCAACCGACGATCCTCCGTACCCAGCTTATGAGGCGTTCGCGTATCTTCTGGAGCGTGGAGTCGCCAATGCAAACGTCGTGGACGGCTTTGGGACCTTTGCAGCCGTAGAGAAGGCGAAGGGCTTTCGAGGAAATCCGTTCCTTGGTCAATACGCAATCCTTGCACTCCGGTTTCTGCCTTCGCGCGCGATGGATCTGGTGAGGCGCGCACTCCGCTGCGACACGCCCCTCTGCGTGACCGAGGTCGCCGCGCTTCTCGCCGGAATCGATCAGCCGTGGTGCGTGCGCGAGCTGACTTCCGCTCTCGTCGACGTCCCGAACGCCAGCACGATCGCCGAAGCCCTCAGGAGATGCGCGGGGGACATCGCAAAGCGCCATGCAGCGAAACTCTACGTGCCGCCGACGCACGATCATTCGCGCCTTGGCTTCACCTACGAAGAGGTGGCACACGCCAATGCGCGCGAACGGTTCGAGGAGCCGTTACGTGAGGCGCAACTCTTGGCGGACGAACTACGCGCCCGCTATCCAGTCGCGTGGGGTGGCTGAGCGGAGTCCTTCATTTGCAGTTGCTGAGGCGCCCGGCCTCCAGCGGTGACTACGTTGACGGCGTTCTCCATCACGGTCCGGCCACTGGGAGAGCACCCGTATCGAGAGGTAGATGGGAGTGCAGCAGAGCACAACTGCCGGTTTTCTTCGAAGTCACTGGCGCTCGTGACGGTCCTTCTCGCTTCGGCCCCGATTTGGAGTCTACGTCGCGGTAATCGGAACGCGATGGCTAACTCGATGAAGCATCACTTGATGCCGTCTACTAAGGGCGGAGGTCGACTGGTGTAAAGTCGACGGGTTGGCGTGCTCCGGTGTCCAGGTGGACGAGAGCGCGCCAGGCCTCGGTAGAGATCCATTGGTCCGCCGAGCCACCGTTGCCGATCCTCGGCGATAGGGTGCAGCGCGGCGGGGCCGGCGAGCGTGGCCCCGTTCCGCCACCGCGCGGGAGACAGGAGGGCATGGGCACGACTCTCCAACGGTGGGTCGTGACGACGGCCCATGTGCCCGAGCAGATCACCTCGAGGTCCAACGACAGCGGCAACGATTGTGGCGTGTCACTGCAGCCGTCGTTGACCGCCTCGCGCTTGAGGCGAACGTCGCTCACCTCGTGGCCGGAGGCACGCAACGTGATCGATCCCTCGGCGCCGTCGAGTTCGAAGCGATGCACGGTGGGCGGCACGAAGGTGTGGTGCACGCCGCGGAAGCGAACGGCGAGGCGAGGATCGCGGCACGCAGCCGCCACAAAATCGGGGCTTGTCGCAAGGTTTGCCAAATGCGACGGCTGCGTGGCGAGGCCGGGCGCGACCCGTCGACGCAGCGCTGGGGAAATGGTCACGGGAGTGCGAACGGCACCGCAACGAGCGAGGCGCCACGCGCGCAGAGGCTCGATGGCATAGGTCTCAGGCGGACGATCCGGCGCGAATCGATATTCCACACGTGCGTGCACTTCATACCCGTCCGCGGTGTCGCAGCCTGCGTTTTCCTCTTCTGGCCGTCGCGAGGAGTCCTCTTGGCAGATGAATTCACCCGTCGCATCCAGACCATACCCCGCGCGGGCGGAGCTCGTCGTCGCGACGAGATCGGCGAGAGGGACGGCAGCCTCGTTGCCGTTTGAGGCGTCCGCGGCCAGCGGGACCGACGGAGTGGGCGCGTGCGTCGTTGCCCCCGCATCGGATGCGACGGAGGCTCCGCTGCGGCAGCTGATGAGAAATGCCAGGACCGCGAGAACTCTCACCGGGGAGCCGAATCCGTCTGCGGGAGGTATTTCAGGAAGGAGTATTTCACCCCCGCGCCGTCGGTGGCGATCAAGCACGACTTCTACGTCACGGAGACGCCGTCGCTGCCCAAGGAAAGGATGCCCCCTTCACGCTGTCGAATGGCATCACGGTCCTGCGCATCGAGATTCCCCCGCGTATTGACGATGACATCGACGACGCCGTCCGCGTACCGATCCGCCTCCGAAAGGGCCCAGTGGATGGCGCTCCAAATGTCGCGCAGCGGGTTGGCAAAAACGCCCCCTCCAATGAGCGTCAGCACGATCGTGTGCTTGCCGAGATCGAGCGCGGCGAGAATCGTTCCGAGGTACGCGGCGCGAAGAAGTTGGCGACGGGCCACTGCGATTTCCGCCCAGCCGCGATCGGGGCCGTATCCACCGAGGGCTACGGTCGACGTGAAAACCTGTGCAATGCGGTGCTCAGGCGCACGCGGAACCGGACCACCCCAGCTTCCGCCATAGACGACCTCGATGCCATCGTGAACGCCGACACGGATGCGTTCGAAGCGCGCCTCGAGGGATTCCGCAAGCTCGGAGGGCTGGTGGACATTGGCGACTTGAAGATATCCACTCCAGATCTCGGCAACGGTGTCGTCGAAGACGTCCTCGAGAAGGTTGATGCCTCGATCGTCCGTCTGTACGAACAGAGAGCCGTCTTTGGAGGGCGCGCGGTAGTGCCGAAGCAGCGTGCCCGGGAACGCGGAAACCGAAGCTCGCGGTCCCTGCGTCGGGTCGCTGAGGTAGTACCGCACGGGGACGATGCGCGGGCCCGGCGCCTCGAGGCAGTTGAACTGCGAGGCGGCTTGAAAGAGCACACCTTCCGGCGCACTCGCTTGCAGGGTACCGATGTCCGTCAGCGGATGCGTCCCCGTGAGCGCCGAGAGGCGCAACTTGCCAGGCGCGCGAGGCTGGCGCGATTCCAGGCGTGCGCGCAGCTCGGCAATCGCGGGGATAGCGAAACGGCCCGCAGCATAGGTACGGCCGGGTGCGGATACAGTGGCGGTACCACCAGCGTCGAAGGCGAACGCGTCTTCTGGCGACGCCGCAACCATTTCTTCGATCTTGGTAACGACCTCGCGCACGGTGGGAGCGGGCAAGCCGGGGGCGAGAGCGGCCGACTCGTGCGGCAACAGGAGCCGCGAAGCACGTGCGCTGGCGTACCAGGGGCCGACGTTCCCTGCCGAGTCGGTCACTTTTTCTTGCCCCAGTTGGGAGGATATTCGTCACCGACCCGGTGCATCCCCCTCGCGTCGTAGCGGTCGAGATCTCGCACTTCGACAGGCTCCGTCTCGTCGTTCTTCATTCTCGCGATGGCCTCTTCCAAAACGGCCAAATCCTCCGGGCTGAGCTTTTTCTTATCCTCTTCGGAGATCTGGAAATTCTTCAGCATCTCCTTGAATGTCGGGACCTTCGGTCCTTTCATGGCTAGATCTCCCTCAACATGATCAAGAAACGGCCCGGGATATACTCGTGGCAGGTGATGACTTTGAACTTTGCGTCGGGCGGGAAGATGACCTCTCTTTCCGGATAGGGGTTGACTGATTCTACCATTTTTCCGGACCTCGTCTTCTCGATGCTAATCGTCACCTGGGCATGATCCAACGACTTGCCGTGCGACGTGCTCAAGAAGCCACGGTCGGACCACGTCCCGCCGACCTCGAACATCGCCTTCACCTCGTGCGGGTAAATGCCGTTCATGACTCGATGCACCGTCCCCTCGAACGGCGGCATCTTCGCCAGGCCTGACTTCAAGAGATCGATGTATGCGTCCAATATCTCCAGCTGCGCCGTGTCCTTGGTGCGAAGCGCTCGGTTGATCCGCTCGTAGTCTCGCATGCCCCCGAACTCGGGCTTCCCATCGTTCGTCACGTAGCCGCGAATGGCAATGATCTCGTCGTCGCTCAGACCCGAGAGGAACGCGTGTTTTCCTCTCAGCTCCGGCACGTGCTTCAAGTGAGCCTCGTAATGCGAGTTCCCCATCGCGTCCTTGAACCGCTGCTGCTTGGTGCGCGGTGGAGGGACAGCTTTTGGCCTTCCTCCGGCGTGGGGCGCATTCTCTTCCTGATCAACCTGCACCGTCGTCTTGTGTTTCCCGTTGCCCGTGTGCCCTTCGACTTTGGGGGGCGCCGTGAGATCGACTTTCGCCTGGGGATCTGCAAGGAGCTTCAGGTTTTCCTCCGGCGTTTTTCCGGGAATGTGCTGGGGCGCCTTTTTCAGATTGTCGATGTCCGTTTTCGTTGCCTTGATGTTGATGACCGTGAGCGTCGTGGCCAGCACCCAAGCGCGCACGAGCTCGAGAATCTTGTCGACCTTCTCACTCGGAGTGAGGTCCGGGTCGGCCTTGATTCGCGCATACTCCTCATAGGACTCGACCGTGAAGAGAAGGCCTTGCAAGCCATCGGTTGCAAATTGAGCCATCAAGACGCGGGTAACAATCCGCCCGCCGACTTGCATGGTCACCGTGGCGCCGCGGCTCCAGAGCACACCGGCGGCGCCGAATAGGTTTCCCACGATGGAAAGGGCATCGAATGCGTCCGCTCGCCAGCTGTTGAATCCTTCCTGGTACCGCTGCCCAATATTGATGGTGGCTGCCGCTGAGCTCGAGAAGATCGAAATCCAGATCGCCGCCGAAACGACCTGAGAACCCGGGACGGGAGCCACTGCGGTCACCACGCCGGCCACGATCGCGGCGGCGAACCCCGCGTAGGTGAAGAACGCCGACACACTGTCCCAGAAGCTTCCCCCGTCAGTGCCGAAATGGCGCTCGATGTTCGATCCGACGTCCGGAAGATCCGGGATCCGGATCCGTAAGGAGAGGCTTGCCTCGACCAAGGGCAAACCAACCCATGTCTCTCGGTGGGACATGGCCGGTGAGCCGCTGTTTCATGTCCTTCCGCAGGCCTTCTCGAGTCTGGGCGCCCGAGAAGACGAGGTGGCCAGCGATCTGCTTGCCATCTACGACGCGTTGACCGGTTCGCACTTTTGCGACGACTTTCCGCGGCCGACGGTTACTCGTTGGGCCCCATCCTGGCCGCGAATACACGCAGCGGCGTCCGACGCTGACTCTACCTACTCAGCTGCACGCGTGAGCGAGAGAGTTCGTGGCGGAATGCGGGTGCCGAGGCATGCATGAATCCCACGACATCGCACTCCTGCGATGCGGTGCGCGCCTTCATCGATAGATACGGAGCCGGAGACGATGTCCAGGCCGCGCAACGGTATCTGACGACTGCGGAGCCAAAGTTGGCCGAGCTGCGCGACGATGAGGCGTGGTCCTCCGCGGCCGATGATTGCAAGAGAGACGGGCGAATACGACGGTATGGGCTCCTCGCCCCTCGACGCACTCAACGCGGCTGGGACGAGGACAACCGGTTCGTCGGGAATCGGATGGTCACGTTCACGGTGGCCGCGGAGCTCAGCACGGACAAGAGAGCAAGTCCCGGGAACCAGAAAGTCACGAAGCACCGCTGATGCTTTGCCTCCCCTTCGAACCCATCGAGACGTCTCTGTGGAGAGCCTTTCTCGTGGTGGGGCCTTGTTCGCCGTGACGCAAGTGGCGTGCTCCCGCAGCAAGAGCAACAGCTCGTCGTCTGCCCCCGATGCTACGAACCGATCTCGCCGAGCTTCGTGAGCGGGTCAATTTGCCTTCGGCCGGCGTTCCCGCGGCGCGTTGGGTCGTCGTTCCCAGAGGCGTCGAGTCGTTCATTGGCCCGACGGACTACATTCTATTTGTATTCCTCGAGTTGGAACCTCGCGCGTGGATGGAGTTGACGACGCAGGCAGCTCCGACGGGGGTACCAAGGCGGTTCAACTGCCAAACCAGATCGCGCAACTCCTTCTTGGTCCCGATGCGGCCAGCCTACCTGGCGATGCCACCACGAAGTTCGTGACC encodes:
- a CDS encoding ADP-ribosyltransferase domain-containing protein encodes the protein MSHRETWVGLPLVEASLSLRIRIPDLPDVGSNIERHFGTDGGSFWDSVSAFFTYAGFAAAIVAGVVTAVAPVPGSQVVSAAIWISIFSSSAAATINIGQRYQEGFNSWRADAFDALSIVGNLFGAAGVLWSRGATVTMQVGGRIVTRVLMAQFATDGLQGLLFTVESYEEYARIKADPDLTPSEKVDKILELVRAWVLATTLTVINIKATKTDIDNLKKAPQHIPGKTPEENLKLLADPQAKVDLTAPPKVEGHTGNGKHKTTVQVDQEENAPHAGGRPKAVPPPRTKQQRFKDAMGNSHYEAHLKHVPELRGKHAFLSGLSDDEIIAIRGYVTNDGKPEFGGMRDYERINRALRTKDTAQLEILDAYIDLLKSGLAKMPPFEGTVHRVMNGIYPHEVKAMFEVGGTWSDRGFLSTSHGKSLDHAQVTISIEKTRSGKMVESVNPYPEREVIFPPDAKFKVITCHEYIPGRFLIMLREI